From the genome of Caminibacter pacificus, one region includes:
- a CDS encoding RsmB/NOP family class I SAM-dependent RNA methyltransferase: MEKVFFERIEKINPKIIDGLKEKKEFSFRINRHKADLEAIDELREEGYNPKKVEWSDYVYTLPIEDRKKVTKSKPYTSNKIYIQNLSSIIAANSLDIDENDWVLDLAAAPGGKSLIFSEKASKVSAVEPDKKRFFRMKRNFKEHGAKNIQTYNKDGRFVYKATGPIFDKVFLDAPCSSEAHIDLDEGITWWNLKRVRRFSKLQKELIISAFECLKPGGEMIYATCTFSPEENEEVIDFLLNRYDNAEVVKVDLPIDNIQEGMTKWEDKEYNPEVKKCIRILPKDAYSGFFFTKIKKN; encoded by the coding sequence ATGGAGAAGGTGTTTTTTGAGAGAATCGAAAAGATAAATCCAAAAATAATCGACGGATTAAAAGAAAAAAAAGAGTTTTCATTTCGTATAAACAGACACAAAGCGGATTTGGAGGCGATTGATGAGCTAAGAGAAGAGGGGTATAATCCTAAAAAGGTTGAGTGGAGCGATTACGTATATACGCTGCCTATCGAGGATAGAAAAAAGGTGACAAAATCAAAACCTTACACTTCAAATAAAATCTATATCCAAAACCTCTCTTCGATAATAGCCGCAAACTCTCTTGATATCGACGAAAATGACTGGGTATTGGACTTGGCAGCGGCACCGGGTGGGAAAAGTTTGATTTTTAGCGAAAAAGCAAGTAAAGTCAGCGCCGTAGAGCCCGATAAAAAGAGATTTTTCAGAATGAAAAGAAACTTTAAAGAACACGGCGCAAAAAATATCCAAACATACAACAAAGACGGAAGATTCGTCTATAAAGCGACGGGTCCTATTTTTGATAAGGTGTTTTTGGACGCGCCTTGTAGCAGCGAAGCTCATATAGATTTGGACGAAGGGATTACATGGTGGAACTTAAAAAGAGTAAGAAGATTTTCAAAACTCCAAAAAGAGCTTATTATTTCGGCGTTTGAGTGTTTAAAACCCGGAGGCGAGATGATATACGCCACTTGTACGTTTTCTCCCGAAGAAAACGAAGAAGTTATCGACTTTTTATTAAACAGATACGATAACGCCGAGGTTGTTAAAGTAGATTTGCCAATAGACAATATTCAAGAGGGAATGACAAAATGGGAAGATAAAGAGTATAATCCCGAAGTCAAAAAATGTATAAGAATCCTCCCAAAAGACGCTTACAGCGGATTTTTCTTTACGAAAATAAAGAAAAATTAA
- a CDS encoding PulJ/GspJ family protein, whose product MRKSFTLLEVLISTLLLAFVFVAMSNILTSLKRTESILQSKKEDKSDYLIKTLYYDIINADEINVSKTANPKIDTITLRTFNSLYKIPKPYVKWVVYKGALIRAESVDNFKENVGTIDKFAKNVKIFKIYKKDGKFLIFVNNKFFEFKGR is encoded by the coding sequence ATGAGAAAATCCTTTACGTTACTTGAAGTTTTGATATCCACTCTTCTTTTGGCTTTTGTGTTTGTGGCTATGAGCAATATCTTAACTTCTCTAAAAAGAACCGAGTCTATTTTGCAAAGCAAAAAAGAAGACAAAAGCGACTATCTTATAAAAACTCTCTATTACGACATAATAAACGCCGATGAAATAAACGTCTCAAAAACCGCAAACCCCAAAATCGATACCATAACGCTTAGAACTTTTAATTCGTTATATAAAATCCCGAAACCCTACGTAAAATGGGTGGTATATAAAGGTGCTTTGATAAGAGCTGAGAGTGTTGATAATTTCAAAGAAAATGTCGGTACTATAGATAAATTCGCAAAAAATGTTAAAATATTCAAAATTTATAAAAAAGACGGGAAATTTTTGATTTTTGTCAATAATAAATTTTTCGAATTTAAAGGGCGCTGA
- the fabZ gene encoding 3-hydroxyacyl-ACP dehydratase FabZ, with amino-acid sequence MVFDINQIQEMLPHRYPFLLVDRITDVKNGEYVEGYLNISITNSVFQGHFPGHPIYPGVLIIEGMAQTGAILPFTVMDKDELSEKVVYFMSIDKAKFRKPVLPGDKLVYKVSTIKHRGKIWHLKGEAYVDGELVSEAELKAMIMDK; translated from the coding sequence ATGGTTTTCGATATCAATCAGATTCAAGAAATGCTTCCTCATAGATATCCGTTTTTATTAGTGGATAGAATTACTGATGTAAAAAATGGCGAATACGTTGAAGGGTATTTGAATATTTCGATTACTAATAGCGTATTTCAAGGACATTTTCCCGGACATCCGATATATCCGGGAGTATTGATAATCGAAGGGATGGCTCAAACTGGAGCGATTTTGCCTTTTACGGTAATGGATAAAGACGAATTAAGCGAAAAAGTCGTATATTTTATGAGTATCGACAAAGCGAAATTCAGAAAGCCGGTACTTCCGGGAGATAAACTCGTATATAAAGTATCGACTATCAAACACAGAGGTAAAATCTGGCATTTAAAAGGTGAAGCGTATGTTGACGGCGAGCTTGTAAGCGAAGCCGAGCTAAAAGCTATGATTATGGATAAATAG
- a CDS encoding spermidine synthase, which produces MSIKNEMTALVGGCTSEGTKILVPQNLKDEFKKITITTFDIHTQDDSNGYDLIIEETPGDLIKGYEKLNDKGIYITTPKSLTDRDLFASLSKLYWIVLPFYYLDENLNAKPLVFASKKFHPTADIIRHRSDFVENTKYYTTDVHIAAFTLPKYIFEQIKDVIKL; this is translated from the coding sequence ATGAGTATCAAAAACGAAATGACGGCGCTTGTCGGCGGATGTACGAGCGAGGGTACCAAAATATTAGTACCACAAAATCTAAAAGACGAATTTAAAAAAATAACGATTACTACTTTTGATATCCACACGCAAGACGACTCAAACGGATATGATTTGATAATAGAAGAAACACCCGGGGATTTAATCAAAGGATATGAAAAACTAAACGACAAAGGTATCTATATCACAACTCCTAAAAGTTTGACGGATAGGGATTTGTTCGCGTCTCTTAGCAAACTTTATTGGATAGTGCTTCCTTTTTATTACCTTGACGAAAACCTAAACGCAAAACCTCTTGTTTTCGCAAGCAAAAAATTCCACCCGACAGCGGATATCATAAGACACAGAAGCGATTTCGTGGAAAATACGAAATATTACACAACGGACGTTCATATCGCTGCTTTCACTCTTCCGAAATATATTTTCGAACAAATCAAAGACGTAATAAAACTATAA
- a CDS encoding epoxyqueuosine reductase QueH, with protein sequence MIAHLCCSVDAGYFLKRLKEEYPNEEIVGYFYDPNIHPYSEFKLRSLDTKRICEKLGIEYVEGEYDYLTWYQKTKGLENEPEKGSRCSVCFDLSLEEAARFAKEKGDNKVTTSLLMSPMKSHEQLEAIGKVVKRKYGVDFINVDFRKKGGTQAQQQYARENQMYRQDYCGCIYGIWQQKSHQEIIDELISPWPFQILPSSIEEKLEIYEKRIELEDKGKKYKIIKENFLNYRLLSAKVEVKKKVIANYVLFYSYLDRPQRVRIEFEKNGIGYANRAQVIFVKVSKINEILNKRYDNVSEIYKKPITIQEELEVRKNITETEFNLSPIIVLDEFEEVRYDIDINSKIYSDNKEILIEF encoded by the coding sequence ATGATTGCTCATCTTTGTTGTAGTGTCGATGCCGGGTATTTTTTGAAAAGATTAAAAGAAGAGTATCCTAATGAAGAGATTGTAGGCTATTTTTACGACCCCAATATTCACCCTTACAGCGAATTTAAACTAAGAAGTCTCGATACCAAAAGAATTTGCGAAAAATTGGGAATTGAGTATGTTGAGGGAGAGTATGATTATTTGACCTGGTATCAAAAGACCAAAGGCTTGGAAAACGAGCCCGAAAAGGGTAGCAGGTGTAGTGTCTGTTTTGATTTGTCTTTGGAAGAAGCTGCGAGATTCGCAAAAGAAAAGGGTGATAATAAAGTGACTACTTCACTTCTTATGTCTCCTATGAAATCTCACGAACAGCTCGAAGCTATAGGCAAAGTGGTAAAAAGAAAATACGGAGTTGATTTTATAAACGTTGATTTTCGCAAAAAAGGCGGTACTCAAGCCCAGCAGCAATACGCCAGAGAAAATCAGATGTATAGGCAGGATTATTGCGGGTGTATTTACGGAATATGGCAGCAAAAATCACATCAGGAGATTATCGACGAGCTTATTTCGCCTTGGCCTTTTCAAATACTTCCGAGCAGTATAGAAGAAAAACTCGAAATTTACGAAAAGAGAATCGAACTTGAAGATAAAGGGAAAAAATATAAGATTATAAAAGAGAATTTTTTAAATTATAGACTTTTGAGTGCTAAAGTTGAGGTTAAAAAAAAGGTCATTGCAAATTATGTGCTTTTTTATTCGTATCTTGATAGACCCCAAAGAGTCCGAATAGAGTTTGAAAAAAACGGCATAGGATATGCCAACAGAGCTCAGGTAATTTTTGTAAAAGTTTCCAAAATTAACGAAATTTTAAATAAAAGATACGATAATGTTTCAGAAATTTATAAAAAACCTATAACTATTCAAGAAGAACTTGAAGTTAGAAAAAATATAACCGAAACGGAATTTAATCTCAGTCCGATAATAGTTTTGGACGAATTTGAGGAAGTGAGATACGATATCGATATAAATTCCAAAATCTACTCTGACAATAAAGAAATTTTGATAGAATTTTAA
- the lpxA gene encoding acyl-ACP--UDP-N-acetylglucosamine O-acyltransferase yields MKAIIKGKIGKNCKIGEGAIIDENVVIGDNNIIEPYAVITGYTTIGDNNHIYSHAVLGSEPQDLKYHGEKTELIIGNNNKIREFTLINPGTEGGGGVTKIGDNNLLMGYVHVAHDVIIGNNCILANAATLAGHVVLEDYVVIGGMTPIHQFVKIGEHAMIGGASAVAQDIPPYTIAEGNRAKLRGLNFTGLRRRFQDRSDIDEIKRAYKALFESGKPIKEVAEELMKSENQYVRHLAEFVLNSKRGIPYDRKV; encoded by the coding sequence ATGAAAGCGATTATTAAAGGAAAAATAGGTAAAAACTGCAAAATAGGCGAAGGTGCAATAATCGACGAAAACGTTGTAATAGGAGACAATAATATTATCGAGCCGTATGCGGTTATTACGGGTTATACTACGATAGGAGACAATAACCATATCTATTCCCATGCGGTGCTTGGAAGCGAACCTCAGGATTTGAAATATCACGGGGAAAAAACCGAACTGATTATCGGAAACAACAATAAAATCAGAGAATTCACTCTTATAAATCCGGGTACCGAAGGTGGCGGCGGAGTTACTAAAATAGGAGATAACAATCTTTTAATGGGATACGTTCACGTAGCTCACGACGTAATTATCGGAAACAATTGTATTTTGGCAAACGCTGCGACACTTGCGGGGCACGTGGTGCTTGAAGATTATGTCGTAATAGGCGGAATGACACCTATTCATCAGTTCGTAAAAATAGGAGAACACGCAATGATAGGAGGAGCCAGCGCGGTAGCTCAGGATATTCCTCCTTATACTATCGCCGAAGGAAACAGAGCAAAACTCAGAGGTCTTAATTTTACGGGGCTTAGGAGAAGATTTCAAGATAGAAGCGATATAGACGAAATAAAAAGAGCTTATAAAGCGCTTTTTGAGAGCGGAAAGCCTATTAAAGAGGTGGCCGAGGAGCTTATGAAAAGCGAAAATCAGTATGTCAGACATTTGGCAGAGTTCGTATTAAATTCGAAAAGGGGAATACCATATGATAGAAAAGTGTAG
- a CDS encoding FAD-dependent thymidylate synthase, with protein MNIKILDLNYKPTDIAVGSARSCYFGKHIVTPEDAAKWDKKNELLDSIFKAGHHTTLMHYHFTILIEGMSRLLIWRMLHSHPFYNSEQVSQRYAKMKIENFTYPKNADKEKWKKYYEKMFFYYEELIEKLTPEIEKVLPKFKKKEAKKRAQEFARYLLPQGMNAHLYHTINVITALRYITAAKVMPEANEEAKEFAKKLEIEMLRIDENLAPLIDFAKNEKVVFPKIDIEKIKKAKNIGDERVKVFDIVDYDFELNENFAGVMRLSSMLLDESILGGFNSYIKLSLSADAQNQRHRRSPAVRPKLEDIYKRDYYIPPIIQGESLEIYKRAVEESYEFFEKERDVLGFGEAAYALLNAHNIEIVEHDDFNEFAHKAQMRLCYNAQEEIFDIVYEQVKQLKKAGVKAADKFLPPCSIRYAQGIRPVCPEGERFCGVKVWKLGFDEYERVI; from the coding sequence ATGAATATAAAAATACTTGATTTAAACTACAAACCAACGGATATTGCGGTAGGAAGTGCGAGGAGCTGTTATTTCGGAAAACATATCGTAACTCCGGAAGATGCTGCAAAGTGGGATAAGAAAAATGAGCTTTTAGATTCTATATTCAAAGCCGGACATCACACGACTCTTATGCATTATCATTTTACTATTTTGATTGAAGGGATGAGTAGGCTTTTGATTTGGAGAATGCTTCACTCTCATCCGTTTTACAATTCCGAGCAGGTAAGCCAAAGATATGCGAAAATGAAAATAGAAAACTTCACATATCCTAAAAATGCCGACAAAGAAAAGTGGAAAAAATACTATGAAAAGATGTTTTTTTATTATGAAGAGCTTATTGAAAAACTGACTCCCGAAATAGAAAAAGTACTTCCTAAATTCAAGAAAAAAGAGGCTAAAAAAAGAGCTCAGGAATTTGCGAGATACCTGCTGCCCCAAGGTATGAACGCACACCTTTATCATACGATAAACGTAATTACGGCACTTAGATACATAACAGCCGCAAAAGTTATGCCTGAAGCCAACGAAGAAGCAAAAGAGTTTGCAAAAAAACTTGAAATCGAGATGTTAAGAATAGATGAAAACTTAGCGCCTTTGATTGATTTTGCAAAAAACGAAAAAGTAGTTTTTCCGAAAATCGATATTGAAAAAATCAAAAAAGCCAAAAATATTGGCGATGAGAGAGTAAAAGTTTTTGATATCGTAGATTACGATTTCGAGCTAAACGAAAATTTTGCCGGAGTTATGAGGCTTAGCAGTATGCTTTTGGACGAATCGATTCTTGGCGGTTTTAATTCTTATATCAAGCTCTCACTAAGTGCCGACGCTCAAAATCAGCGCCACAGACGCTCTCCCGCCGTACGTCCCAAACTCGAAGATATCTACAAAAGAGACTATTATATTCCGCCTATCATTCAAGGCGAGAGTCTTGAAATTTATAAAAGGGCAGTGGAAGAGTCGTATGAGTTTTTCGAAAAAGAAAGAGACGTTTTGGGATTCGGTGAAGCCGCTTACGCGTTACTCAACGCTCACAATATCGAGATTGTAGAACATGACGATTTTAACGAGTTTGCGCATAAAGCTCAAATGAGGCTATGTTATAACGCTCAAGAGGAGATTTTCGATATCGTATACGAGCAGGTAAAACAGCTAAAAAAAGCCGGTGTAAAAGCTGCGGATAAATTCCTGCCGCCGTGCAGCATAAGATACGCTCAGGGAATCAGACCTGTATGTCCGGAGGGAGAGAGATTTTGCGGGGTTAAGGTGTGGAAACTCGGATTTGACGAATACGAAAGGGTTATTTGA
- the coaE gene encoding dephospho-CoA kinase (Dephospho-CoA kinase (CoaE) performs the final step in coenzyme A biosynthesis.) — protein sequence MNTKFSNAIVLTGGIGTGKSTVASFLKMYGYKIIDADEISRKVFEEKKETIKEIFGTTDRKELRKIVFNDKEKLKTLENLILPEVRDRVLEMAKKYEKDGVAYFVDLPLFFEKQNYPEFDKVLVVYAPKELQIKRVVQRDNVSEEDAIAVLNNQTDIEIKKQKADFVIDNSKDLKHLQKEIEEFIKKI from the coding sequence ATGAATACTAAATTTTCAAACGCAATAGTCCTCACGGGCGGCATAGGCACGGGCAAAAGCACCGTGGCCTCTTTTTTAAAAATGTACGGCTACAAAATAATAGACGCGGACGAAATAAGCCGTAAAGTTTTCGAAGAAAAAAAAGAGACGATAAAAGAGATTTTCGGCACAACGGATAGAAAAGAGCTAAGAAAAATAGTCTTTAACGACAAAGAAAAACTAAAAACATTAGAAAATCTTATCTTACCGGAAGTGAGAGACAGAGTGCTTGAGATGGCAAAAAAATACGAAAAAGACGGAGTCGCCTATTTTGTGGATTTGCCTCTTTTTTTCGAAAAACAAAACTATCCCGAATTTGACAAAGTTTTAGTCGTATATGCTCCAAAAGAGCTTCAAATCAAAAGAGTAGTCCAAAGAGACAATGTCAGCGAAGAAGACGCAATAGCCGTTTTAAACAATCAAACGGATATAGAAATAAAAAAACAAAAAGCCGATTTCGTTATTGATAATTCAAAAGATTTGAAACATCTTCAAAAAGAAATCGAAGAGTTTATTAAAAAAATATAA